A portion of the Nitrospira sp. genome contains these proteins:
- a CDS encoding response regulator transcription factor yields the protein MQLLHMNRQAAELSKLINMAENGGAPAKSAQGVLPAALTELCTEVLKALQVRTEAKDWEQFEVKRIAGNPNQPVLLRGFGLPDRGGIQYARLVVTLEELGRRQQLNTDQAKERFQLTNREQSVVENLAKGWTNKEIANALKITEQTVKEHIKHIMRKTNSTTRTGVLVQVFRS from the coding sequence ATGCAACTGCTGCATATGAATCGACAAGCCGCTGAGCTGTCCAAGCTCATCAATATGGCTGAAAACGGTGGCGCACCTGCAAAGTCCGCCCAGGGGGTGCTTCCCGCTGCCTTGACCGAACTCTGCACCGAAGTTCTGAAAGCACTCCAAGTTCGCACCGAGGCAAAGGACTGGGAACAATTTGAGGTCAAACGAATCGCAGGAAACCCAAATCAGCCCGTCCTCCTTCGAGGATTTGGCTTACCCGATCGAGGTGGCATCCAGTATGCCCGCCTTGTCGTAACACTAGAAGAACTTGGCCGCCGGCAGCAACTTAATACCGATCAAGCCAAGGAACGCTTTCAGCTCACAAACAGAGAACAATCAGTGGTCGAAAATCTGGCAAAGGGATGGACCAATAAGGAAATCGCCAACGCGCTGAAGATCACCGAACAGACAGTGAAGGAACACATCAAACACATTATGCGAAAGACAAATTCAACGACTCGAACAGGAGTTCTAGTCCAAGTGTTCCGATCTTAG
- the aepX gene encoding phosphoenolpyruvate mutase, which translates to MNASQALTKTRQFRNLLLSEQLQFICEAHNGLSAKIVQEAGFPGIWASGLSISAQFGVRDNNEASWTQVLEDLEFMSDATRIPILLDGDTGYGNFNNMQRLIRKLEQRNIAAVCIEDKLFPKTNSFLKGDAQPLADMQEFCGKIKAGKDAQTDPDFCLIARVEAFICGWGLAEALRRAEAYHQAGADGILIHSALSVPDEILAFKREWGNRCPVVIVPTKYYATPTDVFRQHGFSMVIWANHMLRAAVASMQKTARALKESEHLLSIEDKVAPVSEIFRLQNAAELLEAEERYLPRGAEGTSAVVLAASRGEELGELTEDQPKTMVKVQGVPILSHIVDAYNAVGIKDILVVRGYKKEAVNLPNLTYIDNLEFAETGELASLSQALQSRRGRFQPTIVSYGDVLFNKYIPQALCQEQDDCVIFVDSNWRDQSSYARLGGFAECSIPNSRKAFNAKIHLKQLGKTLPEESIHGVWMGFLKLSSSAASQVNDLLLDMLADPANRRAGIPQLLQALLKQDVPVRVLYTVGHWLDVNSLEDVVQAGNF; encoded by the coding sequence ATGAATGCGAGCCAAGCGTTGACCAAGACACGTCAATTCAGAAACCTCCTCCTCTCTGAACAACTGCAGTTCATCTGCGAAGCCCACAACGGACTCAGCGCGAAAATCGTCCAAGAGGCCGGGTTCCCCGGTATTTGGGCCAGCGGGCTCTCTATTTCGGCTCAGTTCGGCGTACGTGACAACAATGAGGCCAGCTGGACCCAGGTGCTTGAAGACCTGGAATTCATGTCCGATGCCACCCGCATTCCGATCCTCCTTGACGGTGACACGGGGTACGGCAATTTCAACAACATGCAGCGGCTCATTCGCAAACTCGAACAGCGCAACATCGCCGCGGTGTGCATCGAAGATAAGCTGTTCCCCAAGACCAACAGTTTTCTCAAGGGCGATGCGCAGCCGCTCGCCGATATGCAGGAATTTTGCGGCAAAATTAAAGCTGGGAAAGATGCGCAGACCGACCCTGATTTTTGCCTGATTGCCAGGGTTGAGGCCTTTATCTGCGGGTGGGGGCTGGCGGAGGCGCTGCGGCGTGCGGAGGCCTATCATCAGGCGGGCGCGGACGGCATTCTCATTCATAGCGCGCTCTCGGTGCCGGATGAGATCCTCGCGTTCAAGCGGGAATGGGGCAATCGTTGTCCGGTGGTGATTGTGCCCACGAAATACTATGCGACGCCGACGGATGTGTTTCGGCAGCATGGTTTTTCGATGGTGATCTGGGCAAATCATATGCTGCGTGCGGCCGTGGCCAGCATGCAGAAAACCGCGCGCGCGTTGAAGGAGAGTGAGCATCTCCTCTCCATTGAGGATAAGGTCGCGCCGGTCTCCGAAATATTTCGGCTGCAGAATGCCGCGGAGTTGCTGGAGGCGGAAGAACGTTATCTGCCCCGAGGTGCCGAGGGCACCTCAGCGGTAGTATTGGCCGCTTCCCGGGGAGAGGAATTGGGGGAGCTGACCGAGGACCAACCCAAGACCATGGTGAAAGTGCAGGGCGTTCCCATCCTGAGCCATATCGTCGATGCGTATAATGCGGTCGGGATTAAAGATATTTTAGTCGTCCGTGGCTATAAGAAGGAGGCGGTGAACCTCCCCAACTTGACGTATATCGACAATCTCGAATTTGCTGAGACCGGCGAGTTGGCCTCCTTGTCCCAGGCATTGCAATCCAGAAGGGGTCGTTTCCAGCCGACGATCGTTTCCTATGGAGATGTATTGTTCAATAAATATATTCCGCAGGCGTTGTGCCAGGAGCAGGATGACTGCGTGATTTTCGTCGACAGCAACTGGAGAGATCAGAGCAGTTATGCCCGCTTGGGCGGTTTTGCCGAATGCTCCATTCCGAATTCGCGGAAGGCCTTCAATGCCAAAATCCATCTCAAGCAATTGGGGAAGACCCTTCCCGAAGAGTCGATCCATGGAGTCTGGATGGGGTTTCTTAAGCTCTCTTCCAGCGCGGCCAGCCAGGTCAATGATCTCCTGTTGGACATGCTTGCCGATCCGGCGAATCGAAGGGCCGGCATTCCGCAATTGCTGCAGGCACTTCTGAAACAGGACGTCCCGGTTCGTGTGTTGTATACGGTCGGTCATTGGTTGGATGTCAACAGCCTGGAGGATGTTGTCCAGGCTGGGAATTTCTGA
- the recO gene encoding DNA repair protein RecO, which translates to MGLLVSLSSFTLGGEMPLVKTAAIVLHSRKWGDADRIVTFYTMRIGKLRGVARGARRLKSRLGGMIEPFTLCQLDLFEKPGDSLYRISQVALDEPFAKFRDDLTLMTAAGRMVNLVSAVMAEGDPEPRVFEMLESGLRTLLESRDAAWTTLLFQIRLLGMTGFRPQTEQCATCGQVHRSSLPQFSPMAGGIVCERCASRQPFRCTALSRGSVAFLHQALHMQPALLNRLHAAGQVRTEVESAIESYVTVVAGRRLPPVDFLTSGSPV; encoded by the coding sequence CTGTCATCCTTCACGCTGGGTGGTGAGATGCCGTTGGTGAAGACTGCTGCCATCGTGCTGCACAGCCGAAAGTGGGGTGACGCCGACCGGATCGTCACGTTCTATACGATGCGTATAGGCAAGTTGCGCGGGGTCGCGCGCGGCGCGCGTCGGTTGAAGAGCCGTCTCGGCGGGATGATCGAGCCCTTTACCCTCTGCCAGCTGGATCTGTTTGAGAAGCCCGGCGATTCACTCTACCGGATTTCACAGGTCGCGCTGGATGAGCCGTTCGCCAAATTTCGAGACGATCTGACCCTCATGACCGCCGCGGGGCGCATGGTCAACCTTGTGAGTGCCGTCATGGCGGAAGGCGATCCGGAGCCGCGGGTATTTGAGATGTTGGAGTCGGGGTTGCGCACGTTGTTGGAGAGTCGGGACGCGGCATGGACGACCTTATTGTTCCAGATTCGACTGTTGGGGATGACGGGGTTCCGGCCGCAAACCGAGCAGTGCGCGACCTGCGGCCAAGTGCATCGAAGTTCGCTCCCGCAATTTTCACCCATGGCCGGGGGGATCGTGTGCGAGCGGTGCGCGAGCCGTCAGCCGTTTCGTTGTACGGCGTTGTCCCGCGGAAGCGTCGCATTTCTCCATCAAGCGTTGCATATGCAGCCGGCGCTCTTGAATCGATTGCATGCGGCCGGCCAGGTGCGGACTGAAGTCGAGTCGGCCATAGAAAGTTATGTCACGGTGGTGGCGGGGCGACGACTTCCGCCGGTCGATTTTTTGACCAGTGGAAGCCCTGTGTAA
- a CDS encoding PilZ domain-containing protein, which yields MRDLSSQNGPVAQDGWDWPTIAASEKHAERLALLRPIPYEMSLPNHESGQNGPSVFHGRALSLNISSGGMLILMAQAPLLDQVIKVHVPTPVALAETPTLAEVRWIRKVPFSASGSEASFFVGLKFLFSAGR from the coding sequence ATGCGTGATCTAAGCAGTCAAAATGGGCCTGTAGCCCAGGACGGATGGGACTGGCCCACAATTGCGGCCAGCGAGAAGCACGCCGAGCGGCTAGCGCTCCTTCGCCCAATTCCTTATGAAATGTCCCTACCGAATCATGAAAGTGGTCAAAACGGACCCAGCGTGTTCCACGGACGGGCGCTCTCATTGAACATTAGCAGTGGTGGGATGTTGATCCTCATGGCTCAGGCGCCACTGCTTGATCAGGTCATCAAGGTACATGTTCCGACCCCTGTTGCGCTGGCCGAGACCCCAACACTTGCGGAAGTGCGCTGGATTAGAAAAGTCCCCTTTTCAGCGTCGGGAAGTGAGGCATCCTTTTTCGTGGGTTTGAAGTTTTTGTTCTCGGCGGGAAGGTAG
- the aepY gene encoding phosphonopyruvate decarboxylase: protein MIDPQDFIKHLQANGVEFCTGVPDSLLKEFCACLEHLPRAGHHIIGANEGGAVALALGYHLATRKVPLVYLQNSGLGNIINPLLSLADPEVYSVPLLLVIGWRGEPGVHDEPQHKKQGRVMLSMLEAMEIPHSILGPELVDPQAALADALAHVRKMSAPYALVIKKGTFKPFTVPKVEKTEFPLSREEAIQQVIESLGERDVLISTTGMPSREVYEYRSKRGEGHQRDFLTVGGMGHASQIALGIALQKPGRPVYCLDGDGALLMHMGALAITGALKPRNFKHIIVNNGAHDSVGGQPTVAFDVDVPGIAHASGYESVFCAQTKQELQSRLAELQRSSGPSLLEVRVRCGARKDIGRPVTTPSQNKNAFMDFVEN, encoded by the coding sequence ATGATTGATCCGCAGGATTTTATTAAGCACCTTCAGGCCAATGGGGTGGAGTTTTGCACTGGGGTACCTGATTCTCTGTTGAAGGAATTCTGTGCCTGCCTTGAACATCTGCCTCGTGCCGGTCACCACATCATCGGTGCTAACGAAGGGGGTGCTGTGGCACTGGCACTCGGGTACCATCTCGCAACACGAAAGGTTCCGCTGGTCTATCTGCAGAATTCCGGGTTGGGAAACATCATCAATCCTCTTTTGTCATTGGCCGACCCCGAAGTATATTCGGTTCCTCTCTTGCTTGTGATCGGGTGGCGGGGAGAGCCAGGTGTCCATGATGAACCGCAACACAAGAAGCAAGGGCGGGTGATGCTCTCCATGCTCGAAGCGATGGAAATTCCCCATTCCATTTTGGGGCCTGAGTTAGTTGATCCGCAGGCAGCGCTGGCGGATGCCCTGGCTCATGTTCGAAAGATGAGCGCACCGTATGCGCTCGTCATCAAGAAAGGGACTTTTAAACCGTTTACTGTACCCAAGGTTGAGAAAACAGAGTTTCCGCTCTCCCGGGAAGAGGCGATTCAGCAGGTGATCGAATCGTTGGGCGAACGCGATGTGCTCATTTCTACGACCGGCATGCCATCGCGTGAAGTATATGAGTATAGGAGCAAGCGGGGGGAAGGCCATCAGCGGGATTTCTTAACCGTGGGAGGGATGGGGCACGCTTCCCAAATTGCCCTGGGAATTGCGCTCCAAAAACCGGGACGTCCCGTCTATTGTCTTGATGGAGATGGCGCTCTGCTCATGCACATGGGGGCTCTTGCTATCACTGGCGCTCTCAAACCCCGCAATTTTAAGCATATCATTGTGAACAATGGGGCTCACGATTCGGTAGGCGGGCAGCCGACTGTGGCCTTTGATGTCGATGTTCCGGGCATTGCCCATGCTAGCGGCTACGAATCGGTATTTTGTGCTCAAACTAAGCAGGAACTTCAGTCCCGTCTGGCAGAGTTACAGCGTTCAAGTGGTCCGAGCTTGTTGGAGGTCCGAGTACGCTGTGGTGCCAGGAAGGATATCGGGCGCCCGGTAACAACTCCAAGTCAGAACAAGAATGCGTTCATGGATTTTGTCGAGAATTGA
- the glgA gene encoding glycogen synthase GlgA: protein MVSSEVVPFAKTGGLADVVGALATEFARLGHDVCVLLPAYRQVDALGYQVVDYARLAVPTAQGLVEARIQERTGPHSHVTGSGRLRVLTVRHDAFFSRSGLYQEAGHDYPDNLERFAFFCRAVMELLVHFGEKDRWQADLLHVHDWQAALCAVYLRTLYQAKSALSKIRSVLTIHNLGYQGLFPAEHFSLTGLPAQLFTPAALEFYGKLNLLKGGLVFADLLTTVSPTYSEEIQTPEYGCGLEGVISGRKDVLHGIVNGIDAEIWNPAKDPHLPTQYSLSDMSGKARSKKGLQRELKLRTDKGPLVGVIARLTGQKGIDLVIDIIPELMELDVQVVILGTGDVKYEQLVRELAERYPGRLAVRNVFDEGLAHRIEAGADMFLMPSRYEPCGLSQLYSLRYGTVPIVRKTGGLADTVVNYTPSAFKGSRVTGFSFTDTSADSLLTCLLLALSIYRKKADWHRIVRAGMEQDLSWARSAKIYLRLFQELLEGEAPQRK, encoded by the coding sequence ATGGTGTCCTCCGAGGTCGTACCCTTTGCGAAGACGGGCGGACTCGCCGATGTGGTCGGAGCCCTCGCGACCGAGTTTGCCAGGCTGGGGCATGATGTCTGTGTGCTGCTTCCTGCCTATCGGCAGGTCGATGCGCTGGGCTATCAGGTGGTCGACTATGCCCGGTTGGCGGTGCCGACCGCGCAGGGGCTGGTAGAGGCGCGTATCCAAGAGCGCACCGGCCCGCATTCGCATGTGACAGGTTCTGGACGCCTGCGAGTGTTGACTGTTCGCCACGATGCGTTCTTTTCCCGCTCAGGTCTCTACCAGGAGGCCGGTCACGACTATCCCGACAATCTCGAGCGGTTCGCATTTTTTTGTCGAGCCGTCATGGAATTGTTGGTGCACTTCGGTGAAAAGGACAGATGGCAGGCGGATCTGCTGCATGTGCATGATTGGCAAGCCGCCCTGTGTGCAGTCTACTTGCGGACGCTCTATCAAGCGAAGTCCGCCCTCAGCAAGATCCGCAGCGTGCTGACCATCCATAATCTGGGATATCAGGGATTATTTCCGGCTGAACATTTTTCCCTCACCGGCCTGCCTGCCCAGCTGTTTACCCCCGCTGCGCTTGAGTTTTACGGGAAACTGAATCTCTTAAAAGGAGGGCTTGTCTTCGCCGATCTGCTCACCACGGTAAGTCCCACGTACAGTGAAGAGATTCAGACGCCAGAATATGGTTGTGGGCTGGAAGGGGTGATCAGCGGGCGGAAGGACGTGCTGCACGGAATCGTGAATGGCATTGATGCTGAGATCTGGAATCCCGCCAAGGATCCCCACCTGCCGACCCAGTATTCTCTGTCCGATATGTCCGGAAAGGCGCGATCCAAGAAAGGGCTTCAGCGTGAACTGAAGCTTCGTACCGACAAGGGGCCGCTTGTCGGGGTGATTGCGAGACTGACCGGTCAGAAGGGTATCGATCTCGTGATCGATATTATTCCGGAACTGATGGAACTCGATGTGCAGGTCGTGATTCTCGGGACCGGAGATGTGAAGTATGAGCAGCTGGTGCGTGAGTTGGCGGAACGGTATCCCGGGCGACTCGCGGTGCGCAACGTCTTTGACGAAGGGCTGGCCCATCGGATTGAAGCCGGCGCGGATATGTTTCTCATGCCGTCCCGTTATGAGCCTTGCGGCCTCAGTCAGTTATACAGCCTTCGCTATGGTACTGTTCCTATCGTGAGGAAGACCGGAGGGTTGGCCGACACTGTGGTCAACTATACGCCGAGCGCTTTCAAGGGATCGCGTGTCACCGGTTTCAGCTTTACGGATACCAGCGCGGACTCGCTTTTGACCTGTCTCTTGCTTGCATTGTCGATCTACCGGAAAAAGGCGGATTGGCACCGCATCGTCAGGGCGGGCATGGAGCAAGATTTGTCGTGGGCTCGATCAGCCAAGATCTATCTGCGGTTATTCCAGGAGCTGCTTGAAGGGGAAGCGCCGCAGCGGAAGTAG
- a CDS encoding polysaccharide biosynthesis/export family protein has product MNGKALLSGIILVGNVIGVAHAGQFDQVPKPTLVAGSSPGASSSGVRHGGEGAEKSSLTVTPDYIMGPEDVLEITVWKNADLSKQVQVRPDGRISLPLIGDVSAVGRTAAQLTEEISARLKSYMENPTVSILVREVNSYQIYVLGEVNAPGKYPLKSKTTLLQAITIAHGFTQVAARNKIVVFRFGKDGEGLNKIKASYDDIVLRDGSDQNIELKPGDQIVVPSETMVVLPSR; this is encoded by the coding sequence ATGAATGGTAAGGCCTTATTGAGCGGGATTATCCTTGTGGGAAATGTGATCGGTGTGGCGCATGCCGGACAATTTGACCAGGTGCCCAAGCCGACGTTAGTAGCGGGATCGTCTCCAGGGGCAAGTTCGTCTGGGGTCCGCCACGGAGGCGAAGGGGCAGAAAAATCATCCCTTACGGTGACCCCGGATTATATTATGGGCCCAGAAGATGTGTTAGAGATTACAGTCTGGAAAAATGCTGATCTTTCCAAGCAAGTTCAAGTTCGACCTGATGGAAGGATTTCACTTCCGCTCATTGGCGATGTCTCAGCAGTGGGACGAACTGCGGCTCAGCTGACCGAAGAGATTTCTGCTCGACTGAAGTCTTACATGGAAAACCCGACAGTTTCGATCTTGGTTCGAGAGGTAAATAGTTATCAAATTTATGTTCTTGGTGAGGTGAATGCACCTGGTAAGTACCCTTTAAAAAGCAAAACAACCTTGCTGCAAGCGATTACGATCGCGCATGGTTTTACGCAAGTGGCTGCGCGCAATAAGATTGTGGTATTTCGATTCGGGAAAGACGGCGAGGGGCTGAACAAGATTAAGGCGAGTTACGACGATATTGTTCTGAGAGATGGATCCGATCAAAACATAGAGCTAAAGCCCGGAGATCAGATTGTCGTGCCTTCTGAAACGATGGTGGTGTTGCCGTCAAGGTAG
- a CDS encoding polysaccharide biosynthesis/export family protein, with product MKTFGCRWLRGGVCIVFSLLLPLPGCWIGNEQIDFNVTYIPPNEFLLGPEDVLVVNIWRNQELSREVIIRPDGKISMPLIGDVQAAGMTSNVLAKRIADGLAEFMSNPTVSVQVKEVNSYYVYVLGEVSKPGKVPLKSYATVLQGISLAGGFTTFASRNKIHVLRVVPNGQGQPKQVQIPVPYEDIIQGKNSEGNFFLKAGDVIVVP from the coding sequence TTGAAAACTTTCGGTTGCAGATGGTTGCGAGGGGGGGTATGTATTGTTTTCAGCCTGCTTCTACCTCTCCCAGGGTGCTGGATCGGGAATGAACAAATCGACTTTAATGTTACCTATATCCCACCGAATGAGTTCTTGTTGGGACCGGAGGACGTTCTTGTTGTAAATATTTGGCGAAATCAAGAGTTGTCCCGAGAAGTCATCATTCGTCCTGATGGGAAAATCTCCATGCCTTTAATTGGCGATGTTCAGGCCGCAGGAATGACATCCAATGTTTTGGCGAAGAGAATCGCAGATGGGTTGGCTGAGTTTATGTCCAATCCGACAGTGTCGGTGCAAGTCAAAGAGGTCAATAGTTATTATGTGTACGTTCTCGGCGAAGTATCAAAGCCGGGTAAGGTGCCGCTAAAGTCGTATGCGACGGTTTTGCAAGGCATCTCGTTGGCTGGAGGTTTCACAACGTTTGCTTCGAGAAATAAAATCCATGTGCTTCGGGTTGTTCCCAATGGTCAAGGGCAGCCGAAACAGGTTCAAATTCCTGTTCCCTATGAAGACATTATTCAAGGTAAAAACTCGGAGGGAAATTTCTTCCTCAAGGCGGGTGATGTCATTGTTGTGCCGTGA
- a CDS encoding DUF971 domain-containing protein produces MTETVLEPTDMEWVAKGVLSITWSDGHKALYPVRYLRQHCPCAACTDEWTGELRLKPDDVPMVMMLQDVQPVGRYAFQFTWSDGHDTGIYSYTFLRRMCQCDVCQPVKPVEPRSRRLL; encoded by the coding sequence ATGACTGAGACGGTGCTTGAACCGACCGACATGGAATGGGTGGCGAAGGGTGTCTTGAGCATCACGTGGAGTGACGGGCACAAGGCGCTCTATCCTGTCCGTTATCTCCGGCAGCATTGCCCGTGCGCCGCCTGTACGGACGAGTGGACGGGAGAGCTTCGGCTGAAACCGGATGACGTGCCGATGGTGATGATGTTGCAGGATGTGCAGCCGGTGGGACGGTATGCGTTCCAATTTACATGGAGTGACGGGCACGATACGGGGATCTATTCCTATACGTTTCTTCGGCGGATGTGCCAGTGCGATGTGTGCCAGCCGGTGAAACCTGTGGAGCCGCGGTCCAGACGGTTGCTCTGA